In the Oscarella lobularis chromosome 14, ooOscLobu1.1, whole genome shotgun sequence genome, one interval contains:
- the LOC136195088 gene encoding G patch domain-containing protein 4-like isoform X1: MDFAAEEMRKHGWKRGIGLGKKEDGIVDPIRASLKRDRRGIGSSLASELTNDWWTDAFNSSAKQIALHTDTDGEVCVKFDGVKNKVAPKADSSVKKKIFVKAGDDHEEDEEKSAPTAKDVLGLCGGRTGHSRAARHGIRLAGKLQRLKKQEEHLEKHATT; the protein is encoded by the exons ATGGACTTCGCCGCGGAAGAGATGCGAAAGCATGGGTGGAAACGAG GTATTGGTCTTGGCAAGAAAGAGGACGGAATCGTCGATCCTATTCGAGCATCGTTGAAGAGAGATCGAAGAGGA ATCGGAAGTAGCCTTGCTTCTGAATTGACGAACGACTGGTGGACGGATGCGTTCAACAGTTCAGCGAAGCAAATCGCCCTCCACACCGACACAGAC GGAGAAGTTTGTGTCAAATTCGATGGTGTCAAGAATAAAGTGGCTCCCAAAGCAGATAGTAGtgtcaagaaaaagattttcGTCAAAGCTGGTGATGAtcatgaagaagacgaagaaaaaagcgcACCTACGGC AAAAGACGTGCTAGGACTGTGTGGCGGAAGAACAGGACACAG CAGAGCTGCAAGACATGGAATCAGGTTAGCAGGAAAACTGCAGCGTTTAAAAAAGCAAGAAGAACACTTAGAAAAGCACGCGACTACGTAG
- the LOC136195088 gene encoding G patch domain-containing protein 4-like isoform X2, which translates to MDFAAEEMRKHGWKRGIGLGKKEDGIVDPIRASLKRDRRGIGSSLASELTNDWWTDAFNSSAKQIALHTDTDGEVCVKFDGVKNKVAPKADSSVKKKIFVKAGDDHEEDEEKSAPTAKDVLGLCGGRTGHRAARHGIRLAGKLQRLKKQEEHLEKHATT; encoded by the exons ATGGACTTCGCCGCGGAAGAGATGCGAAAGCATGGGTGGAAACGAG GTATTGGTCTTGGCAAGAAAGAGGACGGAATCGTCGATCCTATTCGAGCATCGTTGAAGAGAGATCGAAGAGGA ATCGGAAGTAGCCTTGCTTCTGAATTGACGAACGACTGGTGGACGGATGCGTTCAACAGTTCAGCGAAGCAAATCGCCCTCCACACCGACACAGAC GGAGAAGTTTGTGTCAAATTCGATGGTGTCAAGAATAAAGTGGCTCCCAAAGCAGATAGTAGtgtcaagaaaaagattttcGTCAAAGCTGGTGATGAtcatgaagaagacgaagaaaaaagcgcACCTACGGC AAAAGACGTGCTAGGACTGTGTGGCGGAAGAACAGGACACAG AGCTGCAAGACATGGAATCAGGTTAGCAGGAAAACTGCAGCGTTTAAAAAAGCAAGAAGAACACTTAGAAAAGCACGCGACTACGTAG
- the LOC136195494 gene encoding uncharacterized protein, with translation MAFARPPLTKSCKNPDPPALPPDIQLGDVVYDRLSSKRGILRYFGRTKFAKGIWAGIELELEEGKNDGSVHGNRYFKCKRNFGIFIEVYRVVKSITLKEKEKDDEGEKRGILLKEKDEETEKMEMEGMKKDLKEKDEEMGRMEMEGMKKDLKEKDEKMERMNEEMEGMDEEMEGMKKDLKEKDEKMERMNEEMEGMNEEMEGMKKDLKVKERELGMKENEIKGLENDLKEKNEDMERMAEEMERMKKDADS, from the exons ATGGCATTCGCGAGACCTCCATTGACGAAAAGCTGCAAGAACCCGGACCCTCCCGCCCTCCCGCCGGACATTCAacttggcgacgtcgtctacgaCCGCTTGAGCTCAAAGAGAGGAATACTGCGGTATTTTGGAAGAACGAAATTCGCCAAGGGGATTTGGGCCGGCATAGAGTTGGAATTGGAGGAGGGGAAGAATGACGGCTCTGTCCATGGCAACAG GTATTTCAAGTGCAAACGAAATTTCGGGATTTTTATTGAAGTGTATCGCGTGGTAAAATCTATTACGTTGAAG gagaaggagaaagacgacgaaggcgaaaaaCGTGGGATCTTG ttgaaggagaaggatgAAGAGACGGAGAAGATGGAGATGGAGGggatgaagaaagac ttgaaggagaaggatgAAGAGATGGGGAGGATGGAGATGGAGGggatgaagaaagac ttgaaggagaaggatgAAAAGATGGAGAGGATGAACGAAGAGATGGAGGGGATGGACGAAGAGATGGAGGggatgaagaaagac ttgaaggagaaggatgAAAAGATGGAGAGGATGAACGAAGAGATGGAGGGGATGAACGAAGAGATGGAGGggatgaagaaagac TTGAAGGTGAAGGAGAGAGAGCTAGGGatgaaggaaaacgagatCAAAGGGCTAGAGAATGAC TTAAAGGAGAAGAATGAAGATATGGAGAGGATGGCTGAAGAGATGGAGAggatgaagaaagac GCAGACTCTTGA
- the LOC136195281 gene encoding nuclear transcription factor Y subunit beta-like, which translates to MPEITEKTSQSGPRHTSQASNRQRGGSSGGGGGGFYNYGGGSYRTGGSNSYRPTRYYSPHNSRGRGASGRGGPPRPGKPPESKETLSEQQEQRDTVPGAEQEKRLTPATASPAAAAPAASNPPLLAAKFSGLGEPVRQSRPPQQDSGASSQGQEESSKRTEMANVPSAPGMPLPATWQQQQMMASLQWAAYQQQQQQMAQLQQLYMRQLQVQQQQQHQQHLQQQHPVQSSDVNGAEQEDEVKSESDGGGSQFVVANHAQPPPLHSRDEDEETGLAQQLEDLIKDRGAHGDENPQKDFSAQPMYRDQGAHAATHFNPSERAGGDQSSFLPRSDAQTSSQLEYRSFSSNHPSHSYHQYQQHYPWMTEALDSHEHAELPAFSPIGTDSEHEEDEISPSEPRRPKTRSQQRQVALEVGGRMFYVFPSTFQAYPDSRLNRVLNGAKPVKLNDRHAIPFDRDGFLFDCLLSFCRTGRLTIPPGVSVAAVLDEAQYFGLLSYMKNPNRPRPDRFRLQFRRERRRRLCTRTPDAYGSANTTCVFVLHDDDKLILKEVVTLSGNQFVLLVDVFKEIDGTEVNPNCLVYDSMSPPRHSRVFSAGYMYRFKLRSVPENSQQSVTAECVFEEEFTFSDNSQIIPGIERKA; encoded by the exons ATGCCCGAAATCACCGAAAAG acgaGCCAATCAGGCCCAAGACACACTTCCCAAGCAAGTAATCGGCAAAGAGGCGGAAGtagcggcggtggcggcggcggtttcTATAActacggcggcggaagttACCGAACTGGCGGCTCAAATAGCTATCGTCCGACTCGATACTATTCTCCTCACAATTCACGCGGCAGAGGTGCATCCGGTCGAGGCGGTCCGCCAAGACCCGGAAAACCGCCGGAATCCAAAGAAACATTGAGCGAGCAGCAGGAGCAGAGGGACACGGTGCCGGGAGCGGAGCAGGAGAAGAGATTGACTCCGGCGACGGCTTccccggcggcggcggcgccggcggctTCGAATCCTCCCTTATTGGCTGCTAAATTTTCTGGTTTGGGAGAGCCGGTGAGGCAGAGTCGTCCACCGCAGCAGGATTCGGGTGCCTCGTCTCAAGGCCAAGAGGAGTCTAGTAAAAGAACGGAGATGGCTAATGTGCCATCTGCTCCGGGAATGCCTCTCCCTGCCACCTGGCAACAGCAGCAAATGATGGCGTCGTTGCAATGGGCCGCCtatcagcaacagcaacagcagatGGCTCAATTGCAACAATTATATATGCGTCAATTGCAGGttcaacagcagcagcagcatcaaCAGCATCTTCAACAGCAGCATCCTGTCCAatcgagtgacgtcaacggtGCTgagcaagaagacgaagtgaaGAGTGAATCGGACGGCGGAGGCTCCCAGTTTGTGGTGGCGAATCACGCTCAACCGCCGCCTTTGCACAGTcgagatgaagacgaagaaacgggGCTAGCACAACAGTTGGAGGATCTAATAAAGGACCGCGGCGCACACGGAGATGAGAACCCGCAAAAA gacTTTTCCGCACAGCCGATGTATAGGGATCAAGGAGCTCACGCTGCTACGCATTTCAATCCCAGTGAGCGCGCCGGAGGCGACCAGTCGTCATTCTTGCCGAGATCAGATGCTCAGAC TTCGAGCCAGTTGGAGTATCGGAGTTTTTCGAGCAATCATCCTTCGCATTCGTATCATCAATATCAGCAGCATTATCCTTGGATGACAGAAGCACTGGATTCCCACGAGCACGCCGAATTGCCCGCGTTTAGCCCAATCGGAACGGATTCAGAGCACGAAGAGGATGAAATCTCGCCATCAGAACCAAGACGACCCAAAACGAG GTCTCAGCAGAGGCAGGTAGCATTGGAAGTAGGCGGCAGAATGTTCTAC gtgtTCCCTTCAACTTTTCAAGCGTATCCGGATAGCCGACTCAATCGGGTTCTAAACGGTGCGAAACCAGTCAAGCTGAACGAC CGCCACGCTATTCCTTTTGATCGAGACGGCTTTCTTTTTGACTGCCTACTCTCGTTCTGTCGAACGGGCCGACTGACAATACCGCCTGGAGTCAG CGTTGCAGCTGTGCTAGATGAAGCTCAATACTTCGGTCTTTTGAGCTACATGAAGAATCCAA ACAGGCCCAGGCCTGATAGATTTAGACTTCAATTTagaagggaaagacgtcgtcgtctt TGTACGAGAACGCCTGACGCTTATGGCAGTGCCAATACAACGTGCGTCTTTGTACTGCATGACGACGATAAGCTTATACTGAAGGAGGTCGTGACTCTATCTGGTAACCAATTTGTTCTCCTCGTTGACGTTTTCAAGGAAATTG ACGGGACTGAAGTCAATCCCAATTGCTTAGTCTATGATTCGATGTCACCTCCCCGCCACAGTCGAGTGTTCTCCGCCGGATATATGTACCGTTTTAAGCTTAGGAGCGTGCCTG AAAATTCGCAACAGTCTGTGACAGCTGAATGCGTGTTCGAAGAGGAGTTTACGTTTAGCGATAACAGCCAAATAATTCCCGGCATTGAAAGGAAGGCTTAG
- the LOC136195282 gene encoding dye-decolorizing peroxidase YfeX-like yields the protein MAARSFMRLWSRFGARSGTRWFGAAAPAAGTATRFGSKLLLGAVGASAFAYAAHKYATEDGVISTAYAAGKPEAQNSVFSQGKQHAVYVWIHLKPGADVKKCAHVAANIQRIVDHVVPPKESDDDEEIWAGVGFGPNFYHRAYGRSAPEDYGYIERKGTNGDMPATGGDIFLHAKSNSVGNLFHLTKKFMNAFPEDSVDKFDDVYSFTYRFGRDLTGFIDGTENPAAEDDRQAVAVDDHGGSYVITQRWIHQFDVIKKASVDRQEAWIGRNKSDSTELRNKLKSSHVARIVGGTEFARPKPFQIVRQSMPFGSLSGDAGLFFIGYAASPKNFNYMLDRMVGADVDGIADGVMMMTKCVSGTYWYFPSKNDLKKLA from the exons ATGGCTGCTCGTAGTTTTATGCGACTCTGGAGTCGATTCGGCGCCAGATCGG GAACTCGTTGGTTCGGCGCCGCGGCACCAGCGGCGGGGACAGCCACTCGTTTCGGCTCGAAGCTGCTCTTAGGCGCAGTCGGCGCGTCGGCTTTCGCTTACGCTGCGCACAAGTACGCCACGGAAGATGGCGTGATTTCGACGGCGTACGCCGCGGGGAAACCCGAAGCACAGAACTCA GTCTTCTCCCAAGGCAAGCAACACGCCGTGTACGTGTGGATTCATTTGAAGCCCGGCGCGGATGTGAAAAAGTGCGCTCATGTGGCGGCGAATATccagcgaatcgtcgaccaCGTCGTTCCGCCCAAAGAGtctgacgatgacgaggagATCTGGGCCGGAGTCGGATTCGGTCCCAATTTTTATCACAGA GCTTACGGACGTTCAGCTCCGGAAGATTATGGCTACATTGAACGCAAGGGAACCAATGGAGACATGCCTGCTACTG GTGGCGACATATTTCTCCACGCTAAATCGAACAGCGTCGGCAATCTGTTCCatttgacaaagaaattCATGAACGCATTCCCGGAAGACAGCGTGGAtaagttcgacgacgtctacaGCTTCACCTATCGATTCGGAAGAGATCTGACGGGCTTCATCGACGGAACAGAGAATCCAGCCGCAGAGGACGACAGACAGGCGGTCGCAGTGGACGATCACGGCGGCAGCTACGTCATCACGCAGCGTTGGATTCACCagttcgacgtcatcaagaaAGCTTCAG TTGACAGGCAGGAGGCCTGGATTGGTCGAAATAAGTCAGACAGCACCGAGCTGAGAAACAAGCTGAAAAGTTCCCACGTGGCGCGCATAGTCGGCGGAACGGAATTCGCACGTCCAAAACCATTCCAAATTGTCCGACAGTCGATGCCCTTTGGTAGTCTGTCAGGCGACGCTGGCCTTTTCTTCATTGGCTATGCGGCCTCGCCGAAGAATTTCAACTACATGTTGGATCGCATGGTCggagccgacgtcgacggaatcgCCGATGGCGTCATGATGATGACCAAGTGCGTGAGTGGAACCTACTGGTATTTTCCGTCAAAGAACGACTTGAAGAAATTGGCCTGA